GACCATGCCCCGCGCCGTTCTGCTCCTGCTGACATTTGCATCAGGGGTAATCGTCGGGCTGCTCATCGCCTTTGGTCTGACACGGAAACAGGCATCCGGAAAGTGATCCCGGAGGAGATTTCCCGTCTTTTAACATAGAAGCGTCAAACCCAATGGCAAGGCGAATCCGTGATGTCATTCATACCGACAAACTGACACAGCCGCAGTGAATGCTACCGGTGCAGAAGGGTTTTTTTTAGATGAAGAAAAAAATAGCATCTGCCGCGGCCTTTATTACAGCGATCATTACAGTCTGCCTGTTGCTGTTTTACCATATCCGGGAAAAGGGGCCGGAGGTTATCCGGTCCACCGGCACGGTCGAAGGAACCGAGGTCAATATCGCTTCGATGATTTCAGGCAGGATTGCCGCCCATTACGTTGATGAAGGCGACCGGGTTCAAAAATCGGACATTCTCATCGAGCTGGAAAGCGACGAACTTGAAGCCTCGCTTGAATCAGCCCTGGCGGGCGTTGAAAAATCAAGGGCTGATATCCGGGTGTTTTCTTCAGCCATTGACACCGCCCGGGCCGCCATCCGCAGCGCGGAGGCGGAGATTCTCACTGCACGGGCACAAATGGACAGGGCACAGGCTCAGATGGCAGAAACAGAGCGGGACATGCAGCGGTACGGGATCCTCTACCGGAAACAGATTGTCCCGAAGGCATCGTATGAGAGCACCGTCACCCGTTATGATACGGCAACAGCGGATTATTATGCGTCAAAAGCCGGCCGGGCGGCAGCCGATTCCGGACTCCACGCCGCCAGAACCCAGCTCAGGGCCGCTGAAAGCCAGCTGGATTCGGCCCGGGCATCCCTGAAACAATCCGAGGCCAATGTATTGTTTTGGCGGGCCCGGCTGGCTCAGACGATCCTGTCGAGCCCGGTTTCCGGAACGATCGTATTCAAGGGGTTTGAACCGGGCGAAACCGTCAGCCCCGGCCAGACCATTTTAACCCTCATCGATTTCAACGGCCTCTATATCCGGGTGGACATCGAAGAAACGCTGATTGCCGCCATTTCGCTAAATTCTCAGCCGCGAATCCGCACCCCTGGAAAACCCGGCCACATGCTTGAAGGCCGGGTCACTCGCATCGGACGCTACGGAGAATTTGCCACTCAGCGGGATGTCACCCGGGGCCGTCAGGATATCAAAGCTTTCAACGTCCATATCCGCGCAGATGACCCGGCCGGCCTTCTGAAGCCCGGAATGACCGTCGAGGTGGCGTTTACCGGGAGCAGAAGCAGATGACGGTTTCCGCCAACGCAATTGAAGTATCGGACATGACCCGGCGGTTCGGACCCGTTGCCGCTGTTGACCATGTGAGTTTCAATGTCGGCGAAGGGGAGATATTCGGATTTCTCGGCCCCAACGGAGCCGGGAAAACCACCCTGATCCGGATGCTGACCACCCTGATCCGTCCGAGCTCGGGCACGGCCCGCATCAGCGGCTTTGATGTGGTAAGCCGCCCCGATGCGGTCCGGCGCAGCATCGGCGTCGTGCCCCAGGCCATGACCAGCGACCTGGATCTAACCGGTCATGAAAACATGGACATTTACGGCCGGTTTTACAGCATTGCCGCAAAGACAAGAAAAAAACGGATCTGCTACCTTCTGGACAAGGTTGGCCTCAGCGACCGGGCCGGGAATCTGGTGGGCACCTATTCCGGGGGAATGCGAAGGCGGCTTGAGATCGCGCGTGGCCTGCTCCACCAGCCGAAAATTCTGTTCCTCGACGAGCCGTCCATCGGCCTGGATCCGCAGTCCAGACGGGTGGTATGGGAGTTTATCCGGAACCTCAGCCGTGAAGAGACGATCACCATTTTCCTGTCCACCCATTACATGGAAGAAGCCGAGGCCTTATGCAGCCGGATTGCCATCATCGACAGCGGAAAAATCATCGCCATGGGCACACCGGATGAACTCAAGTCCGTCGTCCCCGGAAACGATATCATCACCCTTGCCGTTGAAAATCTCACGGACACGGTAGCCGAAAACATCCGGCAGCTGCCGTTTGTCCATAAAATCGGGATTGACGACGGAAAGGTCATCATATACGTGGACAGCGGGGCCCGGAATCTTCCGCTTCTTATCGATGAGATCCGGTCCATGGGCAGAAAAGTGATATCCATTTCACTTCAGGAGCAATCCCTTGAAGATGTCTTCATCCATTTTACCGGCAAATCGATCCGGAAGGAAGAATCCCGGAAGGTCAATTTTCTGATCGGAGCCGGAATCCCCCGGAAACCGGGCAGATGAACACCCAAAGGATTTATCATGATCCGACTGATGGCCGTGATAGACAGGGATTTTAAAAAATTCAGAAGAAATCCGGTTGTGCTCGCCATGAGTATCTTCATGCCCATATTGTATCTGATCATTCTGGGAAATTCTTTTCAGGGAAAACTCCGGCATCTTCCTGTAGTGGTTGTCAACCAGGACACGGGAACCTTTTCAAAACGCATCATAGAAAACCTCCGCGCCGTTGAAGCCGGTCCCCGGACCTTGAGCATCGAATCCGCCGCCGACCCCGGAAGCGCTATCGAAGGCGTCAAAACCGGCCGGTACAAGGCCGCGCTGATCATCCCGCCGGATTTCAGCAAACGGGTTATCGCCAGAGGCAAACCCGAAATCGGCCTTTTCCTGGACAACACCGACGGAATTTCATCCGAGACAATACGATCCGTGGCAGCCGGAGCGATACGATACGTCCGGTCCGAATATGAGCCCGTCCGGCAAAAGCCGGACGAGATCATGATGCGCGATATCAGCCTTTACCGGCAGGTCGATTATAACCAGTCCCTCGTACCGGGCGTGGTCATCATGGCCATCTTTCTGGGTGCGCTGACCACGGGGGCATTCAATCTGGTCATGGACCGGTTTCTGGGTGTCGATGAAAGCTATCTGCTCACGCCGCTGACCCAGCTGGATATCGTTGCCGGACTGATCATCAGCGGCCTGACCATCACCACGTTTATCGCCGGAATCATTTTTATCGTCTGCATCGCGATTACCGGCATTCCGTTTTCACAGACATTCATGCATGCGCCATCGCTTTTTCTGATCATTATCCTGACCACGCTCAGCCTGCAGAGCCTCATGTTCCTCATTCTGGGCCGGATACGTCACCCGCGGATCGTCGGGATACTGAGCGGATTTATGAACGTCATCCTGTTTTTCCCCAGCGGTGCAGTGTATCCCATATCCAGTTTCCCCGGCTGGCTCAGGATGCTTACAAAAATCAATCCCGAAGCCTACGCAGTCGATGCCTTGAAATCGGTGATCTTCAAAGGAGCCGAGGTGCAGACCATCCTGGCCGACATCGGGTTTCTCTCGGTCTTTACCGTAATCATGATGACCGCAGCAATTATCACCTTCAAACGGACCCTGTAAATGGCCTGTCACGCGTCGGTCAGGCTCCCGGCGAAAGGTGGATGATCAGCTGCCAAAGCCATTTTAAACCCGGTTCCTAATGGTTTTTTCATATTGAAATAGACACTTTTACTAATAGGCAGGCCGGTTGCAGCATCATAATATATTAAATGAATCTATCCTCTTTTATGACATCCGGGCGGGTCGCCATGACGTTTCTGTCATCTGAACAGAAAAATTTCTCATCACCCCCCCAAAAAAAAGGAGTTCATATGAACCGAAAAGGAACAATTCTGTTTATTGCACTGCTGCTGAGTGCAGCAACTGCCAGCGCGCAACAGCCAAACGTATTTGAATCACAGGGATGCGGCGTCTGCCATAAGCCTTCCGGTGGCGTCGCAAATCCTTCCCTGATCGATATTTCAAAAAATTACACAGACAGAGAAGGCCAGTTGATAAAGTATTTCAAAGGAGAGGCCGAACCGGTCATCAATCCGCAGAGAGCCGGGATCATGAAACCACATCTTGAAAAAACAAAGGCACTTTCTGATGCAGACCTGAAAAACCTGGCTGATTTTATCATGAACCACAAACAATGACCGATTATACACTGACAATATCCTTCACGGAAAATTTTAAGACTCAGGCGGCATCGATGCCGTTAAAGGACATTGCTCAAGTGATTGTCGAAAAAAATGGGGGGGGTAAATGTTGATCATCATGGAAACCGGCGAAAGCTGGAATAGTAGAACTATTTCACCGGGAAAGCGATATGTAAAATTTCTGTCTATCATATGTCTGGTAATCCAGACATGGGTATGGATGCTTGTCCTGCCGGCTTCATCACAGGCCTTCACAACCGCCGATGCCCGGTCAGGCATCCCCCAAACCTTTTCTCCTCTGGTCAAAACGGCCAGTCCGTCGGTAGTAAACATCAGCATCGTAAAAACCATAAAGGGCACCCGAATGCCTTCCCTTCCATTTGCGCCGGATGATCCCATGAGAGACTTTTTTGAACAGTTTTTCGGCGAGCAGATACCCGAGGATTTTAAACAGCAAAGCCTCGGAACCGGTTTTATAATCGATCAGGAAGGCTTCATTTTAACCAATAATCACGTGGTTGAAAAGGCCGATGAAATCAAGGTGATACTGGCCGACAGCAGAGAATTTATCGCCCGGGTTATCGGTCGGGACCCGAAGACAGATCTGGCGCTCATCCGCATTGAAGATGATAAACCCTTGCCCGCCCTGCCGCTGGGAGATTCGGACAAACTCGAAGTCGGGGACTGGGTCGTTGCCATCGGAAATCCATTCGGCCTGGGCAATACGGTGACATCCGGCATTGTCAGCGCCAAGTACCGGCATCTGGGGGTTCAATCCTACGACAATTTTATCCAGACAGATGCATCCATCAATCCAGGGAACAGTGGCGGGCCGCTTCTGAATATATCCGGAGAAGTGATCGGGATCAATTCCGTCATCTTCTCCCAGAGCGGTGGTAACATCGGTATCGGTTTTGCCATTCCCATCAATATGGCCAAAGCGCTCATTCCCCAACTCAAAAAAGGTAAGGTGATCCGGGGCTGGCTGGGTGTTATCATTCAACAGATAACTCCTGCCCTGAAAGACAAACTCGGTCTCAAGAATGAACTCGGTGCACTGGTATCTGATGTACCCGCAGGCGGACCGGCTGACAAAAGCGGTATCCAGCGGGGGGATGTCATTTCATCCTTTAACGGAAAATCCGTCACAAGCTCCCGGGACCTGCCCGCTATCGTAGCAGCCACGCCTGTCGGAAAAACAGTGGAAGTTGAAATCATCCGAAAAGGCCAACTGAAAACCATCCAGGTCACCATCGAAGAAATGAATGAGCAGGGAGAAGAAGGACCTGCCCCAGCCGTTAGAGAAAAATCGGCCGGGCTTGGCATGAGGGTAGAAGCACTCACACCGGAGATCTCAAGTGATTTTGGCCTCACGCAAACAACCGGAATAATTGTCGTTGAAGTGCAACCGGATTCTCCGACTGAAAATGCCGGCATCATGGCCGGCGATATCGTCCTTGAAGTCGATCAGGTCCCGGTAAAAAATATCGATGATTTCTACCAGAAGATCAAACCGCATACCGCCGGGGATACCATCCTTTTTCTGATTGAGCGTCAAGGCATCACTCAATACGTAGCTCTTGGTATTCCAAAATAATCCGAAAAGTTCCACTCAACTGCAGACGTTATAAGGCCTCGGCAATGATGAAAAAAGGATTGGAAAGCCGATGTTAAACCGCCATCATTGGGTTACGACGATTCTCGGGCTGCTATTTGCCGTCATATCGTGTTCCGGAAAAAATCCCGCCGATATCAGGATGATTAACGGCCGATTAAGCCCCTGCCCGGATACGCCCAACTGCGTATGCAGCGAAGATGAAGGCAGATCATCTTTTATTGAACCGATAGCCTTCAACGATGCAGCAGAAATCTCATGGGAAAGGGCAAAAGCCGTCATACAGCAGATGGGCGGAAGCCTGAAAACCTCAGAAGACGGTTATCTTCGGGCGACCTTCACGACGAAGGTTTTCCGGTTTGTGGATGATCTGGAACTGCGGATGGATGATAAAAAAAAAGTTTTTCATGTGAGGTCGGCATCCAGAGTCGGACATTCGGATCTGGGTGTTAACAGAAGGCGGATAGAGAGGCTTCGGGCCGCATTCAACCTGGAGCAGAAATCAACAAACAGAAAGGAAAAAGAACCATGATCACAAAAAAAACCATTTTACTGACCGTATGCATGGTACTGGTCTCATCGGTGCTCTTTGCCAAACAGTACAAAATGAAACCCGACAGCAAGGCCATGATGGAACACAGGCAGCAAATGATGGCCGAAATGCAGGCCATGGACAAGGCCCTTGACGAGAAGGTGGCCCGGATGAACGCGGCAACCGGCGAAGACCGCCTGCCTGCCGCCATCGATGTCATCAATGAGTTTGTCTCTCAGCACAAAGTCATGCGGGAGAAGATGATGCGCATCAATGAACAGGAAATGATGCGCATGCAGGAGCATATGGGCGAAGGAATGCCCGAAAAATCCATGATGCAGAAGGAAGCGGAACCCGTCGTCCCTCAGGAGTGATGGCCCGGCAGCTTGAATTTCATAGTAACCTCACCGGTGGCCCGGTCGATATGGATCATTTTTTTCTGATCGCCCGCCGGTATCACCTTCTGTCCGGTCGCCATTTCAAACAATCCGGCAATAAACTGCATGCCGGTGTTGAACACCTCTTCCACCTTTTCTGCGGATTGCACCGGCGGTCGGGATTCGGACTGAGTCGGTTTGTCCGGTTCGCCCGCCTCCTCGGCGCGCGCATCGACCGCAGGCAGCGGGTCATCGCCTGTTTCCGATTCTTCTGAGTCATAGGCCAGGGGCGGGTCCGGTTGATCACGTTCACACAGCCGCTCTTCTGGCCGATCCGGCTCACCCGGCCGGTCCGCTGGTTCAGCCGGATTGGTTAATCGGGAAACCGATAACCGGTAATCTGTCCTTTTTTTCTGCCTGCTGACCTGCATCGCGCCATAACGTTGTCAGGTTAAACGGGTTTGATGTCTTCTTCATTTTCGCCTCGCGCCCCTCTTCCGCCGAAGCACAGGACGTGCGCAGGCGGTCTTCATTCTTGTTTCTCCAAAATGCTTTTGTAGATTTCTTTTGCAAGAATCGGGAATATCGTCTTCTGGAAATTATTATCGTCCATATACCTTGTTACGATTCCATCATTTTCTGACATTCTTTGCATCATCAGCGATTCAATAATGGCTCTTATGCCCAGTTCGAATTTATCAAGCGGATTGGCTTTAGCTGTTTGAATGATTCGTTCATCTTTCAAAGCCTTTTCCTTGATCTGTTCAAAGAATAATCTATCTTCGTCGGAAAAGTCTGTTCCAAAACGGTCATTCAATGCCTGAATGATTTCCGAAAGAGGTTTGTCTTCATCTTTTGCTTTTCCTGTTCCTACTGCGGTTGGAGATTTAACGCCATACGGATCACCGTCTTCCATAACAATAGCGTCAGACATTACTTTTTCGATACGGTAATATTGGAGAACAACTTCTTTTTCAGGATGCGGGTTCACTCCGTCTTCACCTGAGTCAAGACGAGGAACCAGGTAGCGGCCATAGCTGTAAAGCATTTCAAGTTCTTGGTCGGAATATGGGATGATTTGACTGATGAAGGAATAGAAACTGGTATAGGCGGTTATCTTTTCATAGAAGGCTTCCTTTTTCTCTGCATCAAGCGCTTTGAAACGATCAACAGCGGGAGCAACCATTTTTTCCATACGTGCATGGTCAGAAGGATTTTGTTTGTATTGCGGGAGGTAGAAAACATGACAAAACCCAACCACCTCTGACCATAAGTAGACCTGGAATGAATTCAATTCATGTTTAAGCAACTCAAGGTGATTTGGATCGGATGACTCTTGCAGTGTCGTCACATTGTAATAAGGCTTGAAAGCCTTGCGGATGTCTTCGGATTCATTCACGAAATCGAGAACAAAAGGCGGTTCCTTACCGGCGATTGTCCTGTTTAACCGTGATAATGTCTGAACCGCCTGTACGCCATCCAGCCTTTTATCTACATACATGGCACACAAAAGCGGTTGGTCAAAGCCGGTCTGGTATTTATTGGCGACTAAAAGCACCTGGTAATCAGACGAATCAAATTTATCCGGAAGCTGGGATTCAGAGATGGTTTTTCCGGTAACCGCATCAATATTCATTGATGGTTCCGTATATTCTTTTACCGTGTCCGGGTCTTTAACGGTTCCACTGAAGGCGACCAGCGGATGAATATCGGCGTAATGGTTTTCTTCGATATATCGTTGAAATGCCAGCATGTACCGTACGGCATGCAATCGTGAACCGGTAACGACCATGGCTTTGGCCCGTCCACGGAGTTTGTGTTTAACATGGTCACGAAAGTGCTCAACCATGATTTCGGTTTTCTGTTCGATGTTATGGGGATGCAGGGCCATAAACTTGGCAAGTTTTTTCCTGGCCTTTTTTTTCGGCATGGCCGGATCGTCCTCAACGCTTTTTACCAGTTTAAAGTAAGTCTTGTAGGTGGTATAGTGTTGAAGCACATCAAGAATAAAACCTTCTTCAATGGCCTGCTTCATGGAATAGGTGTGAAAGGCTTCCGGTTTTCCGCTGGCTCCCTTGCGGCCAAAGAGTTCCAGTGTCTTGCCTTTGGGTGTGGCGGTAAAAGCAAAGAAGCTCAGATTTTTCTGTCTGCCCCGCGATTCCATGACTTTATTGAGGCCGTCTTCCCAGTCCAGCTCGCTTTCTTCTGTCCCCTGTTCGGTGCCTGCACCTAAAATGCGTTTGAGCTCGCGCGCAGTTTCACCCGTCTGGCTGGAATGGGCTTCATCGACAATCACCGCATATTTCCGGGCAGCTATGGCGTCCTGCCACTCTTTGGCCTTGGCAATCGAGGCTTGGTCCGGGTTGTCTATATTATCAGCACCGGCAATATGTAAAAGCCCGCGAAGAATAAAGGGAAACTTTTGCAGCGTGGTAATGACGATCTTGGTGCCATCGACCAAGGCTTCGGCAAGCTGGCGGGAGTTTTCATCAATCGCCTTGACGACCCCCTGGGCATGTTCTATCTGGTAAATGGCGTCCTGTAATTGTTGGTCGAGTACGCGGCGATCAGTGATGACCACCACGCAATCAAAAATCTTTGCATCGGTTACGGTATGGAGGCTGGAAAGCCGGTGGGAAAGCCAGGAAATGCTGTTGGTTTTACCGCTTCCGGCTGAATGCTGAATCAAGTAGTTATTGCCTGCCTGTTCTGTACGGGCATTTCGTACCAGGCTCCGGACGGCATCAAGCTGATGATACCGGGGAAAAACCATGGTTTCTCTGGTGACTTTCCTGCGACCGCCCGCCACATCATAAACGGTTTCTTCACTGGTTTCCAAAAAGATATAATTTCCGACGATATCCAGAAAGCTGGTCCGTTCAAGAACATCTTCCCAAAAATAACCGGTTCGGTGACCCGACGGGTGCTGAGGATTGCCTTTCCCGCATTCAATTTCACCAGGGGCACTGCCACGGTTAAAGGGCAGGAAGAAGGTTTTTTCTTTGTTGAGGCGGGTTGCCATATACACTTCATCCGGATCAACTGCAAAGTGAACCACCGCTCCCTTGATAAACTGAAAGAGCGGTGCGCGCGGATCACGGTCGCTCTTGTATTGGGATACTGCCTGTTTCCAGGTTTGCCCGGTAGCCGGATTTTTTAGCTCCATGGTGGCAAGCGGTATCCCATTGAGCGAAAGAACCATGTCAACGGTGCTGGAATCGGAGGGATGACAAGCAATTTGACGGGTGGCATGGAGTTGATTTTTTAAAAACAACTCAAGGGTTTCTTTGACCAGACTGTGGGCCGGTTGAAAATATGCCAGCTTGAAGATTTTCCCATAGAACTTGAAGCCGTGGCGAATGATGTACAGGGTTCCCTTGAAATTTCGCTCTTTAACCAGGGTTTCAATCAATTTTCCGATGAGTTCTTGGCCATGGAGTTTTTCCATCTGCGCCCAAAGGTCTGCCTGGGTGTCTTTTATGAAGGAAATGACTTGATCGGGAAAGAGGGCTTTGTTTTTATCCCATGATTGATTGGAACCGGAAATCCACCCCCTTGCGGACATGGTTTCCTGGATATAGGCTTCAAAGGCTTTTTCGGTGGTTGCTTTCATACCTGACTCCGGTTCATTATGGTGATGGCAATCTGGATCATGGTATCTTTTTCTTCGGGTTTTGATAAGGCGATAAGCAGCGTCAATGCCGCAAGTCCATCGTTGCTGATGGCTCTTTGACCGTCAGGACGCGTCAGGAGTTTGTTTTTCTCCAGAAAGTAGAGAAAAAGCGCCGCAGCTATGCGTTTGTTTCCATCGACAAACGAATGGTTTTTGACGACAAGATAAAGGAGTATGGCGGCTTTGTGTTCAATGGTGGGATAGAGTTCGGTACCGGCAAAACTTTGATACATTTGGCAGATCGAGCTGTCAAAACTCTTGTCTTTGGGTTTTCCGAACACATCGGA
This genomic interval from Desulfobacterales bacterium contains the following:
- a CDS encoding efflux RND transporter periplasmic adaptor subunit, whose product is MKKKIASAAAFITAIITVCLLLFYHIREKGPEVIRSTGTVEGTEVNIASMISGRIAAHYVDEGDRVQKSDILIELESDELEASLESALAGVEKSRADIRVFSSAIDTARAAIRSAEAEILTARAQMDRAQAQMAETERDMQRYGILYRKQIVPKASYESTVTRYDTATADYYASKAGRAAADSGLHAARTQLRAAESQLDSARASLKQSEANVLFWRARLAQTILSSPVSGTIVFKGFEPGETVSPGQTILTLIDFNGLYIRVDIEETLIAAISLNSQPRIRTPGKPGHMLEGRVTRIGRYGEFATQRDVTRGRQDIKAFNVHIRADDPAGLLKPGMTVEVAFTGSRSR
- a CDS encoding ATP-binding cassette domain-containing protein, translating into MTVSANAIEVSDMTRRFGPVAAVDHVSFNVGEGEIFGFLGPNGAGKTTLIRMLTTLIRPSSGTARISGFDVVSRPDAVRRSIGVVPQAMTSDLDLTGHENMDIYGRFYSIAAKTRKKRICYLLDKVGLSDRAGNLVGTYSGGMRRRLEIARGLLHQPKILFLDEPSIGLDPQSRRVVWEFIRNLSREETITIFLSTHYMEEAEALCSRIAIIDSGKIIAMGTPDELKSVVPGNDIITLAVENLTDTVAENIRQLPFVHKIGIDDGKVIIYVDSGARNLPLLIDEIRSMGRKVISISLQEQSLEDVFIHFTGKSIRKEESRKVNFLIGAGIPRKPGR
- a CDS encoding ABC transporter permease, whose amino-acid sequence is MIRLMAVIDRDFKKFRRNPVVLAMSIFMPILYLIILGNSFQGKLRHLPVVVVNQDTGTFSKRIIENLRAVEAGPRTLSIESAADPGSAIEGVKTGRYKAALIIPPDFSKRVIARGKPEIGLFLDNTDGISSETIRSVAAGAIRYVRSEYEPVRQKPDEIMMRDISLYRQVDYNQSLVPGVVIMAIFLGALTTGAFNLVMDRFLGVDESYLLTPLTQLDIVAGLIISGLTITTFIAGIIFIVCIAITGIPFSQTFMHAPSLFLIIILTTLSLQSLMFLILGRIRHPRIVGILSGFMNVILFFPSGAVYPISSFPGWLRMLTKINPEAYAVDALKSVIFKGAEVQTILADIGFLSVFTVIMMTAAIITFKRTL
- a CDS encoding c-type cytochrome is translated as MNRKGTILFIALLLSAATASAQQPNVFESQGCGVCHKPSGGVANPSLIDISKNYTDREGQLIKYFKGEAEPVINPQRAGIMKPHLEKTKALSDADLKNLADFIMNHKQ
- a CDS encoding DegQ family serine endoprotease; translation: MLIIMETGESWNSRTISPGKRYVKFLSIICLVIQTWVWMLVLPASSQAFTTADARSGIPQTFSPLVKTASPSVVNISIVKTIKGTRMPSLPFAPDDPMRDFFEQFFGEQIPEDFKQQSLGTGFIIDQEGFILTNNHVVEKADEIKVILADSREFIARVIGRDPKTDLALIRIEDDKPLPALPLGDSDKLEVGDWVVAIGNPFGLGNTVTSGIVSAKYRHLGVQSYDNFIQTDASINPGNSGGPLLNISGEVIGINSVIFSQSGGNIGIGFAIPINMAKALIPQLKKGKVIRGWLGVIIQQITPALKDKLGLKNELGALVSDVPAGGPADKSGIQRGDVISSFNGKSVTSSRDLPAIVAATPVGKTVEVEIIRKGQLKTIQVTIEEMNEQGEEGPAPAVREKSAGLGMRVEALTPEISSDFGLTQTTGIIVVEVQPDSPTENAGIMAGDIVLEVDQVPVKNIDDFYQKIKPHTAGDTILFLIERQGITQYVALGIPK
- a CDS encoding DUF1499 domain-containing protein — protein: MLNRHHWVTTILGLLFAVISCSGKNPADIRMINGRLSPCPDTPNCVCSEDEGRSSFIEPIAFNDAAEISWERAKAVIQQMGGSLKTSEDGYLRATFTTKVFRFVDDLELRMDDKKKVFHVRSASRVGHSDLGVNRRRIERLRAAFNLEQKSTNRKEKEP
- a CDS encoding type I restriction endonuclease — protein: MKATTEKAFEAYIQETMSARGWISGSNQSWDKNKALFPDQVISFIKDTQADLWAQMEKLHGQELIGKLIETLVKERNFKGTLYIIRHGFKFYGKIFKLAYFQPAHSLVKETLELFLKNQLHATRQIACHPSDSSTVDMVLSLNGIPLATMELKNPATGQTWKQAVSQYKSDRDPRAPLFQFIKGAVVHFAVDPDEVYMATRLNKEKTFFLPFNRGSAPGEIECGKGNPQHPSGHRTGYFWEDVLERTSFLDIVGNYIFLETSEETVYDVAGGRRKVTRETMVFPRYHQLDAVRSLVRNARTEQAGNNYLIQHSAGSGKTNSISWLSHRLSSLHTVTDAKIFDCVVVITDRRVLDQQLQDAIYQIEHAQGVVKAIDENSRQLAEALVDGTKIVITTLQKFPFILRGLLHIAGADNIDNPDQASIAKAKEWQDAIAARKYAVIVDEAHSSQTGETARELKRILGAGTEQGTEESELDWEDGLNKVMESRGRQKNLSFFAFTATPKGKTLELFGRKGASGKPEAFHTYSMKQAIEEGFILDVLQHYTTYKTYFKLVKSVEDDPAMPKKKARKKLAKFMALHPHNIEQKTEIMVEHFRDHVKHKLRGRAKAMVVTGSRLHAVRYMLAFQRYIEENHYADIHPLVAFSGTVKDPDTVKEYTEPSMNIDAVTGKTISESQLPDKFDSSDYQVLLVANKYQTGFDQPLLCAMYVDKRLDGVQAVQTLSRLNRTIAGKEPPFVLDFVNESEDIRKAFKPYYNVTTLQESSDPNHLELLKHELNSFQVYLWSEVVGFCHVFYLPQYKQNPSDHARMEKMVAPAVDRFKALDAEKKEAFYEKITAYTSFYSFISQIIPYSDQELEMLYSYGRYLVPRLDSGEDGVNPHPEKEVVLQYYRIEKVMSDAIVMEDGDPYGVKSPTAVGTGKAKDEDKPLSEIIQALNDRFGTDFSDEDRLFFEQIKEKALKDERIIQTAKANPLDKFELGIRAIIESLMMQRMSENDGIVTRYMDDNNFQKTIFPILAKEIYKSILEKQE